Genomic segment of Myxococcales bacterium:
CCCGGGTCGCGACGGCTCCGGTGGGATTGTTGGGTGAGCACAGGTAAGCGAGATCAATGGCTTCGGAGGGTGGAGACGGCATGAAGCCGTTCTCTTCGGTTGCCGCGAGGTACGTGATCCCGCTGTAGTAGCCTTGAGCGTCGACTTCGCCGGTGCGGCCGGCCATTACGTTTGTATCGACATAGACCGGATAACTGGGATCGGTCACGAGCAGCGTAGTGTCATGGCCAAAAATTTCTTGGATGTTGCCGCTGTCCTGTTTGCTGCCGTCAGAAACGAAGATCTCGTCCGCGTCGATATCGATCCCCCGCGCCCGGTAGTCGTGTTCGCAAATGGCGTCGACCAGAAAGTCGTAGCCGTTCTCGGGGCCATAGCCGCGAAAGCCTTTGTCGGTTGCCATCTCGTCGATGGCATCGCGCATCGCGGCGACGACAGCGGGAGCGAGCGGCAGGGTGACGTCGCCAATTCCGAGCCGGATGAGATCCACATCGGGATTCGCCTCGGTATAGGCACGCACCCGGCGTCCGATTTCTGGAAATAGATATCCGGCGGCGAGCTTGCGGAAGTTTTCATTGATTTTGGCCATGGTCTCGGTTCCTGATGTCGATTCGGGCGCGCAAGCGTAACCGATCAACGCCTTGCTTTCTTCCTCGCTTCCTTATCTTGGGATCCGGAGTATCCGACACTCCGAGACCCAGTGGGGAATGCGCTGTGTCGAAAGCGTTATGCTTGCCGCTCTTCGTGATCGCCGTAGTTCGAATCTGCAGTGCACGAAACGCGAAAGCGGGAGGCAGCTCGCGCAGTGGACAGCTGGAAGGGAATTGCGATCGGGTTGGTAGGCGTCGTGGCCGCTTGCGCGGGATGGCTCGTAACCGACGCGCTGGAGGCGAACAACGATTTCTGCACTGCCTGTCATCTACCGTCGGGCGCAGTGCTTCACGTGGGGATTCGTGAGGGTTTCGACGCCCGTCCGGTACACAACCTCGCCGGTGCCCACGGTTCCTCCAAACGCGAGTCCGAAGCTGGCGACCGGAATTTTCGCTGTATCGACTGCCACGGTGGGGTTGGCTGGCTGGGCCGGGCCAAGGTGAAGCTGTTGGCCGCGAAGGACGCCATGGTTTGGCTGACGGGAGACTTCGACGAACCGGATCATATGCAGTATCCCCTGGGCGAGGCCGATTGCAGGCAATGCCACACAAAATATGCGCTAGATATAGATGCCGACGACCTGTCCCAACGATTTCACGATCTCTCGGTACACAACGCAGATCTCGGCGTTCTCTGTGTTGAATGTCACACTGTTCACG
This window contains:
- a CDS encoding NapC/NirT family cytochrome c; the encoded protein is MDSWKGIAIGLVGVVAACAGWLVTDALEANNDFCTACHLPSGAVLHVGIREGFDARPVHNLAGAHGSSKRESEAGDRNFRCIDCHGGVGWLGRAKVKLLAAKDAMVWLTGDFDEPDHMQYPLGEADCRQCHTKYALDIDADDLSQRFHDLSVHNADLGVLCVECHTVHDGGDDSATFYLDTTGVRQQCARCHSEYQEAVK